Part of the Bacteroidota bacterium genome is shown below.
TGAAGCCACATAAATATCAACGCAAAAATCATCATGGCGGAGATTGCAGAAAAAGTAAAAAACATCATCGTCGACAAACTAGGAGTTGACGGCAAAGAGGTAACAAACGAAGCCAGCTTCACCAACGACCTGGGCGCAGACAGCCTGGACACGGTAGAGCTGATCATGGAGTTTGAGAAAGAATTCAAAATCAGCATTCCGGACGAAGCCGCCGAGAAAATCATCACGGTGGGAGATGCGGTTTCCTACCTCGAGCAGAACGCCAAGTAAGCAGCGATGCGGGCATAACGCCCGCTGTAGCTGCGTACCAGTGGCAGGTATGCTTCTGTTTCTGTCGTCCCTCTTCCCTTTTTTATCAAAAACCCTTACTGGACTGTTATGACTGAAAGGCGTGTGGTTGTAACCGGAATGGGCGCTATTACGCCCATAGGCAATACGGTCCCCGCTTACTGGGAGTCGCTGCAGCAGGGAGTAAGCGGAGCTGATGCCATTACCCTGTTTGATGCCTCCAAGTTCAAGACGCAGTTTGCCTGCGAGGTCAAGGACTTTGATGCAAAGGACTACATACCGCGCCAGGAGGCGCGTAAGATGGACCGCTTCAGCCACTTTGCTGTAGTAGCGGCCGAGGAAGCCATACAGGACAGTGGGCTAGACTTCCAGCAGGAAGATCCCTATCGAACCGGCGTGGTAATCGGGAGCGGGATAGGCGGACTCGAAACTTTTCGGGATGAAGTGATGGGTTTTGGCTCCGGAGACGGCACCCCTCGCTTCAACCCGTTTTTTATTCCCAAGATGATCGTGGACATTGCCCCCGGGCACGTGTCCATGCGTCATAACCTGAAGGGACCCAATTACAGCTGTGTGTCTGCCTGTGCCACCGGCACCAACAGCATCATAGATGCCTGGATGCTGATTAAAATGGGCTTTGCAGACATTATGGTTTCCGGCGGCAGCGAGGCCGCTATTAATGAACCCGGTGTGGGTGGCTTCAACGCCCTGAAGGCCCTGAGCGAGCAAAACGACGACCCCAAAACGGCCAGCAGACCCTTCGACCTGGATCGAAACGGCTTCGTACTAGGCGAGGGTGCGGGTGTGCTCATCCTGGAGGAATATGAGCACGCAAAGGCACGCGGTGCCAAGATCTATGCCGAGCTGAAAAGCGTGGGCCTGAGTGCCGATGCCTACCACAT
Proteins encoded:
- a CDS encoding acyl carrier protein; this encodes MAEIAEKVKNIIVDKLGVDGKEVTNEASFTNDLGADSLDTVELIMEFEKEFKISIPDEAAEKIITVGDAVSYLEQNAK
- the fabF gene encoding beta-ketoacyl-ACP synthase II: MTERRVVVTGMGAITPIGNTVPAYWESLQQGVSGADAITLFDASKFKTQFACEVKDFDAKDYIPRQEARKMDRFSHFAVVAAEEAIQDSGLDFQQEDPYRTGVVIGSGIGGLETFRDEVMGFGSGDGTPRFNPFFIPKMIVDIAPGHVSMRHNLKGPNYSCVSACATGTNSIIDAWMLIKMGFADIMVSGGSEAAINEPGVGGFNALKALSEQNDDPKTASRPFDLDRNGFVLGEGAGVLILEEYEHAKARGAKIYAELKSVGLSADAYHITAPDPEGKGATEVMRQCIQRAGIEPTAIDHINMHGTSTGLGDIAETKAIKQSFGQHAYSISINSTKSMTGHLLGAAGAIEAIASILALHHGLIPPTINHFTDDPECDLDYTFNTARQRSIQYALSNTFGFGGHNASLLFSKLN